The genomic window cccacaagacatcaaGGCGCGcttaccccctaggcgcgccatgTTGTCTTGTCGTCTCCTCGGCTGGCTTCTAGTCCTcccccaaagcttctagggtccctcCTGGTCCAGAAAAAAGCGTCAATTTTTTttatgtttggactctgtttggtaggTATTTTCTGTAAAACCAAGAACATGCAGAACACAACAACtcacactaggcactaggttaataggttagttcccaaaaatgatataacattgcatatgaagcatacaagattgataatacaatgatatgaaacaataaaaattatagataagtcGAAGATGTATGAGTGGCTGGCTCCAAAGCCGCTTTCTCCTTGCCCATGGCGCACATTGCGAGTCGCCGAGTTGATCTTTCGGGCGGCCGCCACCATTGGATCCTCCCTCTCCGTCCCTGGTAACAATACAAATGGATCCATGTGGCGGCGGGCGGTGAAAGGGGCTGCAACGTGGGTAGATGATGGTGACGGTCAAATGGGAAGGGTGAGAATGTGCGGGCTTTGGCGCGAAAGAGTGCGGGTATGGCCAATGCACAGGCTCCGGATAGGGTTTTGGGTGGGCCAAGGTCATCGAAGTCCTACGTGATGGAGATCCGGACTCCCGCGAACATCCCCTAGCTCTGTATCCAATTTACGGAAATTTATACACCCAAAACGCATAGTCGGACATTTACGGCACCACGATGGATTGGAAAAAACATTCAAACATATCGATTTAGACGGTTTGCGGGCGTTTTAGATTCAATTTTGCTAAAGCAGTGCCATacgtattgcacatctaagttctCTGTCATTGATCTTATATGAAAATTCGTGTGAGTATCTTTTTTATGCTCGATTTAGATGTGCAATAAAGCACTTGTACGTTTCGATTACTCAGTTCGAGCTCCATAGCACACGGGGACGAGACGGGCCAGTCCATCTCGTGGTATCTTTTTTCCTCTCTTATTATAGACCCATATCGTGGTATCTCGCGTTGCGTACTCGCAGCCCACGGCATCCCCCCTTCCCCAAGCGTATACATCTCTCACGCTCTTCTCCCCCACTGCAGCACGGCTCCGCTCGCGACGCCGCGGCGGCCGAGCCTCCTCCCGACCAGGAGACGATAAATCGGGGAGAAGAGAGGAGAAATACCCCAAGCTAAATCGCTCCACGCAGCTCAGGTTAGCAGCCCCCCCGTCCCCTTCCGCGATCTACACAAGCAAGCTTGAAGAACTCGGATCTCGCTTTATTCCTTCAAGTAGATTATTCCTCGCGAGTCGGAGCGATTATTTCGCCGATCCGCAGTGAAAAGAAATTACTAGCATAACCCTTTTGAAGTATTGGAAACTCGAACTGGTCTGGAAGTTTGGGTTGGTCTGAGGGAACAAATGGTAAAGAAATCAAAGGAATCGACTTTGTTTCCATTTCCGCCGCTGATACTCTGGCTGATGAATTGCCAGAGCAGCGATACATACGACCATCAGACCTGAGAGCGTTACCGGAGCCTCATTTCTTGGATTGGGCTGGATTCAAGAAGTAGTAGCAGCTTGTCAAATGCCCAAATGTTGTACTACCTTCGGGTTTATTAGCTCCCctagtattttgtgtcaaattttgattgTAAACTTATTCTGAATACAAATTTAGTGATATAAATTTTGTAATATTCAATTTAAATTTTgctagttaaatctatggtcaaattttggcgCAAATGCAAAAGGGACTtgtaaacccggacggaggtagtacaacaCTGTTATTCCCCTACCTCGGGCCACTGTGATCTTTAGCGACAACGTCAGTACGGTCTACATGTCTACGAACCCAGTTCAGGAACGGTTGCTGATGCTGAACCGGGTTTGGACCGTGCTGACGTTGTTGCAAAAGATGACAACGGCCCCGGGGTAGGGGGTGATGCAGTTCTGACATGAGTTGATGAAGCCAGTTGGCTTCGGCAACGGTGTTGACAACGGCTAGGTTCTTGGCTTCAGCGCTCGGTCAAGAACCGCTTCGATTGTGTTGCCCTTGGACACAATCGTGCGCTCCACGTGCCTTCCTCCTGACAGTTACATATTCACCAATGGATGGCTGTCCCCCTTGTTCTCGGACTTTCGGTCCAGCCTCAACATCCGAAAATCTCCCGTTGTGTCTCCGGGGGAGTGTTAGGATATTCTGTTATCCCTTCCCATATTTAGCTCCTGCGTAATTTGTGACATCAGGCCATTATGAAGAAAAATTGTAACTGGAATTATTTCCCTGTACGTCTTGTGCAATCACTATATGTATATGGTATAACATGAAAGTCATGATTGTGGCATGTATTCTCAAACTTTCAGGCACTAGTGACTTCGCTGATGGGTATACAAAACATTTTTCCGCATTGGCTATGTGGAGATGTTAATGAATGAAGATGTAACACTGAATtggttgtgttgcattgtatgcacaTAGTTACATGCACACTGAGATGTCATGGTTCCAACAGTTCAATTGACTCGGTCCTCTTTCGCTTTTTGAGCTTCTACTTGCAATACATCCAGCTGCTAGTTACCCAGATTACTCAGTTACATCATAAGCAGCAGGCCTTAGTAATTCATACCTTTAATTCCCCTGCAGATATCAACTTGAAGTCGCCTCCAGTCTCCTGCTTCGCCATAAAGTATTGTTCCTTCTCTCAGTTCCACCACGTATAACTTGAATCTTTCCTATGATGACAAACGTTGGTGTGCTACATTTCTGTTTTGTGATCATTTGCTATATACTGCTTCAGTGCGGGAGAAGGATGCCTGCTGGGAGTACGGCGACAAGCTGGACGGGAACAGGGTTCGGTGCAGATTCTGCCAGAAGGTTATCAATGGCGGAATAAGCAGGTTCAAGTTTCATCTGTCTCAAATTCCGAGCAAAGGCGTCAACCCTTGCGTCAGGGTGACGGATGATGTCAGGGAAAAGGTGATCGCTCTCATAGAAGCCAAGGAATCACACAGGGAGCTCGAGCTTCTCAAGAGAAAACGTGTTGCTGAACTGTCGGTGCTTCCGAAAAGAACACGGGAACTTCCATCTCAGCCTTCCTCCCCAGGGTTGCCTACTTCGCCTGCTATTATTCCTGCATTCGAGCCGAGTCAGCTCCTTGGCCTGGAAGTGCCTGCTCCGGTACTTAGACTATCTGGTGCTGCCACCAAGCCCCGTCCGGCTTCAGGATTGGAAGTGGAACGGTGCATTGCTGAATTCTTTTTTGAGAATAAGTTGGACTATAGTAttgcagactccatttcatacagGCATATGATGGACACACTTCTTGGGCAGGAATTCCAAGGGCCATCAGCCGATGTTTTGAGAACAAAATGGCTTCAAAAGCTCAAGTCAGAGGTTTTGCAGAGAACGCAAGAGATCAAAAAGGATTGGGTAACTACAGGCTGTACTATATTAGCCGATTCGTGGACTGACAACAAATTGAAAGCCCTAATCAACTTCTCTGTCTCTTCTCCACTAGGGACATTCTTCCTCAAAACAGTAGATGCTTCTCCACACATAAAAAATCACAGAGGGATGTATGAGCTCTTTGATGAAGTGATTCAGGAGATTGGTCCAGATAATGTTGTTCAGATTATTAGTGATAGGAACATAAACTACGGTAATATTGATAAACTCATCATGCAGAACTACAACACCATTTTCTGGTCTCCCTGCACTTCGTTTTGTGTAAACTCAATGTTGGATGACTTTTCCAAGATTGATTGGGTTAACCAATGCATATGTCAAGCACAAACAATCACACGATTTGTCTACAACAACAACTGGGTTCTTGATCTTATGAGGAGGTGTATGGCAGGGCAGGAGCTTGTTTGCTCAGGGATTACAAAATCTGTTTCAGATTTCCTGACTCTGCAGTCACTGTTGAAGCACAGATCAAAGCTGAAGCAAATGTTTCACAGCTCTGAGTATGTATCTTCTCCATATGCAAATAGATCTCTAAGTATTTCCTGCATTGAGATCCTCAGTGACGATGAGTTTTGGCGAGCAGTCGAAGAGATAGCGGCTGTTTCAGAACCTCTACTGAGGGTCATGAGGGATGTCTCAGGAGGCAAGGCCGCCATTGGTTATATATACGAGTCTATGACAAAGGTGATGGATTCTATTAGAACATACTACATAATGGATGAAGGCAAATGCAAGTCATTTCTGGATATTGTGGAGCAGAAATGGCTGGTGGAGCTGCATTCGCCTCTTCATTCAGCAGCTGCTTTTCTGAACCCAAGCATCCAGTATAATCCAGAAGTCAAATTTTTCACTACTATCAAGGAGGAGTTCTACCATGTCCTGGATAAAGTGCTCACAGCCCCAGACCAAAGGCAGGGTATCACTTCGGAACTGCATGCTTTTCGCAAGGCGCAAGGAATGTTCGCCTCTAACATTGCTAAAGAGGCCCGCAACAACACCTCCCCAGGTTTCTCCCTT from Triticum aestivum cultivar Chinese Spring chromosome 3B, IWGSC CS RefSeq v2.1, whole genome shotgun sequence includes these protein-coding regions:
- the LOC123069281 gene encoding uncharacterized protein, with the translated sequence MREKDACWEYGDKLDGNRVRCRFCQKVINGGISRFKFHLSQIPSKGVNPCVRVTDDVREKVIALIEAKESHRELELLKRKRVAELSVLPKRTRELPSQPSSPGLPTSPAIIPAFEPSQLLGLEVPAPVLRLSGAATKPRPASGLEVERCIAEFFFENKLDYSIADSISYRHMMDTLLGQEFQGPSADVLRTKWLQKLKSEVLQRTQEIKKDWVTTGCTILADSWTDNKLKALINFSVSSPLGTFFLKTVDASPHIKNHRGMYELFDEVIQEIGPDNVVQIISDRNINYGNIDKLIMQNYNTIFWSPCTSFCVNSMLDDFSKIDWVNQCICQAQTITRFVYNNNWVLDLMRRCMAGQELVCSGITKSVSDFLTLQSLLKHRSKLKQMFHSSEYVSSPYANRSLSISCIEILSDDEFWRAVEEIAAVSEPLLRVMRDVSGGKAAIGYIYESMTKVMDSIRTYYIMDEGKCKSFLDIVEQKWLVELHSPLHSAAAFLNPSIQYNPEVKFFTTIKEEFYHVLDKVLTAPDQRQGITSELHAFRKAQGMFASNIAKEARNNTSPGMWWEQYGDSAPALQHCAVRIVSQVCSTLTFQRDWTIILQSHSEKRNKLNKEALADQAYVHYNLTLHSDSKTTAKKKGEGDPIALDDIDMTSPWVEDSDGPSLTQWLDRFPSALDGGDLNTRQFGGSIFGTNDLFGL